In Yamadazyma tenuis chromosome 7, complete sequence, the sequence ggtggaggagcAGGTTTTGATGTGGCCAGAACCGGGGTGGCCACCGTTGGGTTTGTGGGATTCCCGTCAGTGGGGAAGTCTACTCTTTTGTCCAAGTTAACGGGAACCCACTCAGAAGCCGCTGCTTATGAGTTTACCACCTTAACAACTGTTCCTGGTGTAATTAAGTATAAAGGTGCTAAGATCCAAATGTTGGATTTACCTGGGATTATTGAAGGTGCTAAGGATGGTCGTGGTAGAGGTAGACAGGTTATTGCCGTGGCAAGGTCCGTCAACTTGTTattcttggtgttggatgTTAATAAACCATTACACCATAAACAAATCATTGAGCACGAATTAGAAGGTGTGGGAGTAAGAATTAATAAACAACCCCCAAACATCGTGATACAGAAGAAGGAGCGTGGAGGAGTCAACATTACCACCACGGTGCCCCTTACCCATTTGGATAATGATGAGATCCGGGCTGTTATGGGTGAAtacaaaatcaattccGCCAACATTGCATTCCGTTGTGATGCTACGGTGGACGACTTGATCGATACCATCGAATCCAAAAACAGAAGATATATCCCCGCTGTGTAcgtgttgaacaaaatcgatTCATTCTCAGTGCAAGAGTTGGAATTACTTTATAAGATCCCCGATGCCattccaatttcttcagcAAACGGATGGAACTTGGAcgacttgttggaattaatgtggaagaaattgaaccTCGTGCGTGTTTACACTAAGCCCAAGGGGAAATTACCCGATTTTGAGGAGCCTGTGGTGTTGAGAAACGATAGGTGTACAGTTGAAGACTTTTGCAACCTGATCCACAAATCTTTGGTGAGCGACTTCAAAAGTGCATTTGTCTACGGAACATCTGTCAAGCATTCTCCCCAAGTCGTTGGTTTAAGTCACGAGTTGGAGGATGAGGAtgtcatcaccattttgaagaagtaaTGAATACGACATGCACGAATAGATACCTTTTTCTTTACCTATATGCCCTTTTTAGCAGTAGTGTCGCGAAATCTAAAACTAataaaatttttttcaatCCACTTCCTGTCGTATGTCAACAATACCAGCAGATATAAATGCCCGCT encodes:
- the RBG1 gene encoding GTP-binding protein rbg1 (EggNog:ENOG503NWDJ; COG:T) — encoded protein: MTTVEKIKAIEDEMAKTQKNKATSFHLGQLKAKLAKLRRELISDSTSAGGGGGAGFDVARTGVATVGFVGFPSVGKSTLLSKLTGTHSEAAAYEFTTLTTVPGVIKYKGAKIQMLDLPGIIEGAKDGRGRGRQVIAVARSVNLLFLVLDVNKPLHHKQIIEHELEGVGVRINKQPPNIVIQKKERGGVNITTTVPLTHLDNDEIRAVMGEYKINSANIAFRCDATVDDLIDTIESKNRRYIPAVYVLNKIDSFSVQELELLYKIPDAIPISSANGWNLDDLLELMWKKLNLVRVYTKPKGKLPDFEEPVVLRNDRCTVEDFCNSIHKSLVSDFKSAFVYGTSVKHSPQVVGLSHELEDEDVITILKK